In a genomic window of Erigeron canadensis isolate Cc75 chromosome 5, C_canadensis_v1, whole genome shotgun sequence:
- the LOC122600253 gene encoding probable alpha,alpha-trehalose-phosphate synthase [UDP-forming] 11: MTMLSRSSFNLLNLDDYSCVIDRPRIPRVMTVPGILFEEDENGENRNLTSGKRIIVANQLPLKAMFDVNTKKWLFEYDPDSLIFPLKSGLQTGPRLESRSQPGPDCVFVGSLSVDIHPSEQEEVAQMLLEKFQCVPTFLNLEVQNNYYHGFCKHYLWPTFHYMLPITRTSGVRFDKVAWQAYVSANKVFADKVMEVINPDEDYVWIHDYHLMVMPTFLRKRFHRIRVGFFLHSPFPSSEIYRTIPVRDEILRALLNCDLIGFHTFDYARHFLSCCSRMLGLDYKSKRGYIGLEYYGRTVSIKILPYGIDMGQIESVKSSPKTVTKVEELSRRYDGKVVVLGVDDMDMFKGISLKFLAFRDLLENYPSLRGLVVLVQILNPARSQGQDVQELEKEMHNVAREVNRRFSFEGYDPIVFITGPVSISDKVAYYSIAECVVVNAVRDGMNLVPYKYTVSRQGNSELDEVFRRYEPHGDTKPKRSIIIVSEFIGCSPSLSGAIRVNPWNIDSVTEAMNLAITMPEKEKEMRHEKHYKYISSHDVAYWANSFDQDLERACKEHFHKRCWGVGFGLNFRVVALGPNFRKLSVEHIVSSYNKTSSRLILLDYDGTVMSRCLIDKSPSKEVISILNNLSNDPKNVVFIVSGRGKDVLGPWFDPCKKLGLSAEHGYFTRWTADADWESCGTMVDVEWKKVALPVMEHYTEATDGSFIEQKESALVWHHQEADPDFGTWQSKELLDHLESVLANEPVVVKRGQQIVEVNPQGVSKGGVVDLLVTTMKSRGRPPDFVLCIGDDQSDEDMFEKISSSLGNGIAEVFACTVGQKPSMAKYYLDDTVDVIKMLHGLEESSIHVPKSAGFHVESQC; this comes from the exons TCTTGTGTTATCGACCGTCCTAGGATCCCACGTGTCATGACCGTGCCCGGAATATTATTTGAAGAAGACGAAAATGGCGAAAATCGGAATCTTACGTCAGGCAAAAGGATCATTGTTGCTAATCAGTTACCTTTGAAAGCTATGTTTGATGTAAATACTAAAAAATGGCTTTTTGAATATGACCCGGATTCTTTAATATTTCCATTAAAATCCGGGTTACAAACTGGACCTAGACTCGAGTCTAGGTCACAACCAGGACCCGACTGTGTTTTTGTCGGGTCTTTATCGGTGGATATACACCCATCTGAGCAAGAAGAAGTTGCTCAGATGTTGTTGGAAAAGTTTCAGTGTGTGCctacttttttaaatttagaagTACAAAATAATTACTATCATGGGTTTTGTAAACACTATTTATGGCCTACTTTTCATTACATGCTACCTATCACCCGGACTAGTGGGGTCCGGTTTGATAAAGTAGCATGGCAGGCATATGTTTCCGCAAACAAAGTGTTTGCTGATAAAGTTATGGAAGTTATAAATCCTGATGAGGATTATGTTTGGATTCATGATTATCATCTCATGGTAATGCcaacttttttaagaaaaagattTCATAGGATTCGGGTCGGGTTTTTCTTACATAGTCCGTTTCCATCGTCCGAAATTTATCGGACTATACCCGTCCGGGACGAGATACTTCGAGCGTTATTGAACTGCGATTTAATCGGGTTCCATACGTTCGATTACGCTCGACATTTTCTTTCGTGTTGTAGTAGAATGTTGGGTCTTGATTATAAGTCAAAAAGAGGGTACATTGGTCTAGAATATTATGGTCGAACCGTAAGTATCAAGATTTTGCCTTATGGAATCGATATGGGTCAGATTGAATCCGTTAAATCGTCCCCAAAAACCGTAACAAAAGTTGAAGAGTTAAGTCGTAGGTATGATGGAAAAGTAGTAGTATTGGGTGTTGATGATATGGATATGTTTAAAGGAATTAGTTTAAAGTTTTTAGCCTTTAGAGATCTTTTGGAAAACTATCCTAGTTTAAGGGGTTTagtagttttggtccaaatcTTGAACCCGGCCCGAAGCCAGGGTCAAGATGTTCAAGAATTAGAAAAAGAGATGCATAATGTGGCCCGTGAGGTTAACCGTAGGTTTTCATTTGAAGGGTATGACCCGATTGTGTTTATAACCGGGCCGGTTTCAATTTCTGATAAAGTCGCATATTATTCAATTGCAGAATGTGTAGTGGTGAATGCGGTTCGAGATGGTATGAATTTGGTTCCTTATAAGTACACTGTTTCTAGACAAGGTAACAGTGAGTTGGATGAAGTTTTTAGAAGGTATGAACCCCATGGAGACACGAAACCCAAAAGGAGCATTATTATCGTTTCGGAGTTTATTGGGTGTTCACCGTCTTTAAGTGGTGCAATTCGGGTTAACCCATGGAATATCGATTCAGTGACTGAAGCGATGAATTTAGCGATTACAATGcctgaaaaagaaaaggaaatgagACACGAAAAGCATTATAAGTACATTAGTTCTCATGATGTTGCTTATTGGGCTAACAGTTTTGATCAAGATCTCGAACGGGCTTGTAAGGAGCATTTTCATAAACGTTGTTGGGGTGTCGGTTTTGGGTTGAATTTTCGTGTTGTGGCTCTTGGTCCTAATTTTAGGAAACTGTCTGTTGAACATATTGTTTCGTCTTATAACAAGACGAGTAGTAGGTTGATTTTGCTTGATTATGATGGTACTGTCATGTCAAGATGTTTGATTGATAAATCACCTAGTAAAGAAGTTATCTCCATTTTGAATAACTTATCAAACGATCCTAAAAACGTCGTTTTTATAGTTAGTGGTCGAGGGAAGGACGTGTTGGGCCCGTGGTTTGATCCCTGTAAGAAACTTGGTTTGTCAGCAGAACACGGTTACTTCACTAG GTGGACCGCAGACGCAGACTGGGAGTCGTGTGGGACAATGGTGGATGTTGAGTGGAAGAAGGTAGCGTTACCGGTTATGGAGCATTATACTGAGGCAACGGATGGTTCATTTATCGAGCAAAAAGAAAGTGCTTTGGTGTGGCATCATCAAGAAGCTGATCCTGATTTTGGAACATGGCAGTCTAAAGAGTTGCTAGATCATCTTGAGAGCGTTCTAGCTAATGAGCCCGTGGTCGTAAAACGAGGACAACAAATAGTCGAGGTTAACCCGCAG GGTGTGAGCAAGGGAGGGGTGGTGGATCTCCTTGTCACAACGATGAAAAGCAGAGGAAGACCTCcagattttgttttgtgcattgGTGACGATCAGTCAGATGAAGACATGTTTGAGAAAATCTCGAGCTCACTTGGAAATGGAATTGCAGAAGTATTTGCTTGCACCGTGGGGCAGAAACCAAGTATGGCAAAGTATTATCTTGATGACACGGTGGATGTAATCAAAATGCTGCATGGGCTCGAAGAATCATCAATCCATGTACCGAAAAGTGCAGGTTTTCATGTCGAATCCCAATGCTAG
- the LOC122601063 gene encoding uncharacterized protein LOC122601063, translating to MLGAHGGDGDGRDPHRSWCKKISGCKNSGSKKTPPPPRGAAKNLKLEAALKKNGGPLPMYFDYKSKTFQSIGDYGAMYKSLLGSLIGDVPQYYESWDDVPESMRDHILEEVQRYFAMDQYLELDEDDPTRKAAKLAFRADAASIYRQRKSKFKSQHFTARGGVGSADTLQTAPPTGMTG from the exons atgctaggagcTCACGGCGGCGACGGCGATGGGAGGGATCCGCACCGATCGTGGTGTAAGAAAATATCAGGCTGCAAAAACAGCG GCTCGAagaaaacaccaccaccaccaagaggGGCAGCCAAAAATCTAAAACTTGAGGCTGCCTTGAAGAAAAATGGAGGCCCGTTACCCATGTACTTCGACTACAAATCAAAGACCTTTCAGTCGATCGGGGACTACGGGGCTATGTACAAATCTTTGTTAGGCTCGTTGATCGGAGATGTCCCCCAGTACTACGAGTCATGGGACGATGTGCCTGAGTCTATGAGGGACCATATCTTGGAGGAAGTACAG CGCTATTTTGCGATGGACCAGTACTTAGAGCTTGATGAGGACGACCCCACCCGGAAGGCAGCAAAACTGGCTTTCCGTGCTGATGCAGCTAGCATATATAGGCAGagaaagtcaaaattcaaatctcAGCATTTTACAGCACGGGGGGGTGTAGGCTCAGCAGATACCCTGCAGACAGCACCGCCCACTG GGATGACCGGGTGA
- the LOC122601064 gene encoding protein FAR1-RELATED SEQUENCE 5-like → MDCLEEIFLNPNASEGVNEEFVYEEPDDEFESPDVRDEFDYDHDVFYTNEVFDTHIDLVDWAQRTAKELGYVLVTRRSNVTKGGEVKKVVLICNRGGKKDKRSTGAPKGTCNLEGIAYARRLTDVQKEFVDEKALLGLGPNSIRDQLKDAFPGILTRSQDISNYLRQHRLKHAQQRGETRMQIVLQLLSDHQYTYQYTTDSKTGCLTNLFFVHPTSLDIWRAFPWIIEIDATYKTNVYNMPLVEIVGVTPTGKTFSIAHALIENEQHATYTWVLQCLRSTLEEGLVVRVALTDRDLALMKAVKDVMPETKLILCRIHIWRNIELHANPSFRSKKIMVCLDTGGINS, encoded by the exons atggATTGCTTGGAGGAAATTTTCTTAAATCCAAATGCGTCGGAAGGTGTAAATGAAGAGTTTGTGTACGAAGAGCCCGATGACGAATTTGAATCCCCAGATGTCCGTGATGAATTTGATTACGATCACGATGTTTTTTATACCAATGAG gTGTTTGACACACACATAGATTTGGTAGACTGGGCTCAAAGAACGGCAAAggagcttggttatgtgttagtAACACGAAGATCAAATGTCACAAAAGGCGGAGAAGTTAAAAAGGTGGTCCTTATTTGCAACCGTGGTGGAAAAAAAGATAAGCGGTCAACCGGGGCACCCAAAGGGA CTTGTAATTTGGAAGGTATTGCGTACGCAAGACGACTAACCgatgttcaaaaagaatttgtggACGAAAAGGCGTTGCTAGGTTTAGGGCCAAATAGCATAAGGGACCAATTGAAGGATGCATTTCCCGGTATCTTGACCCGTTCACAAGACATTTCTAACTACCTGCGGCAACACCGGCTAAAGCACGCCCAACAACGAGGGGAAACTCGAATGCAG ATCGTGCTCCAATTACTATCTGACCATCAGTACACGTATCAGTACACGACGGATAGCAAAACCGGATGTTTGACCAATCTCTTTTTCGTAcatcctacatcacttgacATATGGCGTGCATTTCCTTGGATCATTGAAATAGACGCCACGTATAAAACCAACGTTTACAACATGCCGCTTGTTGAGATTGTGGGTGTCACTCCAACTGGCAAGACATTCAGCATTGCGCACGCACTTATTGAAAATGAGCAACATGCGACATACACATGGGTGTTACAGTGCTTGAGGTCGACGCTCGAAGAAGGCCTCGTCGTGCGTGTGGCACTCACTGATCGGGATCTGGCCCTCATGAAAGCGGTTAAGGATGTGATGCCGGAAACGAAGCTGATACTTTGTAGAATACACATTTGGAGGAATATTGAGTTACATGCCAACCCATCGTTTAGGTCAAAAAAGATTATGGTTTGTTTAGACACCGGTGGGATCAACTCGTAA